A stretch of the uncultured Desulfobacter sp. genome encodes the following:
- a CDS encoding AMP-binding protein — protein sequence MANQTNQANTAAGPWNTPFWPEGVAHNVTDYHYPVFKLLDDSAARYPNQTFTIFNGAKKTFSQVKDTADRIAYFLTKTGINKGEKVAIFLPNLPHFPEIFFGIMKAGAVAVNCNPIYTPTELKQQLNDSTAKMVFCMDHPTFYPNAVKAAEGTDVETIVICNVKSYLPKLKGFIGGLLGKIPQAAHHEPGHIMYDDMVAQSRPEPPDITIDPVNDTAVMLYTGGTTGTPKGAELVHINFTYQVAAIMEYLRLSHGEGKPLEKAYYGGYHSFLGILPWYHSFGISVAMLCAVGSGSSLICIPDPRTGKPPFTDVLKAVQKHRPTLMPAVPTIFVAFTNHSKLDDYDLSSLMGCFSGGAPMPPDVCRQFEEKTGAVIFEGYGLTETAPVLSANPTKREIRKIGSIGFPLPGTDIKILDLENPTKELPRGEDGEVAACGPQVMKGYWNNADANAGAFVTIEGKRFFLTGDIGHIDEDGYILITDRKKDMILVGGFNVYPRDVEDILYTHPKVELCAVIGVANKHSGETVKAVIKLKKEQTATQEEFMAFCKENMAGYKRPRIIEFKDDIPVSNIGKVLRRELRDTHSD from the coding sequence ATGGCAAATCAGACAAACCAGGCAAACACTGCCGCCGGACCCTGGAACACCCCGTTTTGGCCCGAGGGGGTTGCGCACAATGTCACTGACTACCATTATCCGGTTTTTAAACTACTGGATGATTCGGCAGCCCGTTACCCCAATCAGACTTTCACTATATTCAATGGCGCAAAAAAGACCTTTTCCCAAGTTAAAGATACAGCAGACCGGATCGCCTATTTTCTGACAAAAACAGGCATCAACAAAGGGGAGAAGGTGGCAATATTCCTCCCTAATCTTCCCCATTTCCCTGAAATATTTTTCGGTATCATGAAGGCTGGGGCCGTGGCCGTGAACTGCAACCCCATATATACTCCCACGGAATTAAAACAGCAGCTTAATGATTCCACTGCCAAGATGGTGTTCTGCATGGACCACCCCACCTTTTACCCCAATGCGGTCAAGGCTGCTGAAGGTACTGATGTCGAAACCATAGTCATCTGCAATGTTAAAAGTTATCTGCCTAAATTAAAAGGATTTATAGGCGGTCTGCTGGGCAAAATCCCCCAAGCCGCCCATCATGAACCCGGACACATCATGTATGACGATATGGTGGCCCAGTCCAGACCCGAGCCGCCCGACATCACCATAGACCCGGTTAACGATACGGCGGTCATGCTGTACACCGGCGGCACCACAGGTACGCCTAAGGGCGCGGAACTTGTGCACATAAATTTTACCTACCAGGTGGCAGCAATCATGGAATATCTAAGGCTGTCCCACGGTGAAGGCAAACCTTTGGAAAAAGCATACTATGGTGGATACCATAGTTTTTTAGGTATTTTGCCCTGGTACCACAGTTTTGGCATCTCCGTAGCAATGCTGTGCGCAGTCGGCTCGGGCAGCAGTCTGATCTGCATCCCGGATCCTAGAACAGGCAAGCCCCCTTTCACGGATGTTCTCAAAGCCGTCCAGAAACACCGCCCCACCCTCATGCCGGCCGTGCCCACAATTTTTGTGGCCTTTACGAACCACAGCAAGCTTGACGACTATGACCTCTCTTCCCTGATGGGCTGTTTTTCCGGGGGAGCTCCCATGCCGCCGGATGTCTGCCGCCAGTTTGAGGAAAAAACCGGTGCAGTTATCTTTGAAGGATATGGGTTGACGGAAACGGCGCCTGTACTGTCCGCCAATCCAACCAAGCGGGAAATTAGAAAAATAGGGTCCATTGGGTTTCCTTTACCCGGCACGGACATAAAAATACTGGATCTTGAGAATCCCACAAAGGAACTGCCCAGGGGTGAAGATGGTGAAGTGGCCGCCTGCGGTCCCCAGGTCATGAAAGGATACTGGAACAATGCTGATGCCAATGCCGGCGCGTTTGTCACCATTGAAGGCAAACGCTTTTTTCTCACCGGGGATATCGGTCACATTGACGAGGATGGGTATATCCTGATCACCGACAGAAAAAAAGATATGATTCTGGTGGGCGGATTCAATGTATACCCCCGGGATGTGGAAGATATCCTATACACACACCCCAAAGTTGAATTGTGCGCAGTGATCGGAGTAGCCAACAAACACAGTGGAGAAACCGTAAAGGCGGTCATCAAACTCAAAAAAGAACAAACAGCCACCCAGGAAGAGTTCATGGCTTTTTGCAAAGAAAACATGGCAGGCTACAAACGCCCCAGGATTATTGAATTTAAAGATGATATACCGGTCTCCAACATCGGCAAAGTGCTGCGCAGGGAACTGCGGGACACCCATTCGGATTAG